The DNA region ACCGCCATGCGTACAGCGATACCGAAAGTGACTTGTGGCAGGATCACGGACTGCGCTCCATCGGCAACCGCCGAGTCGATTTCGACCCCGCGGTTCATCGGGCCTGGGTGCATTACGATTGCATCAGGTTTGGCGAGCGATAGTTTGTCCAGCGTCAGGCCATAGTACTTGAAGTATTCCTGTGCGGACGGGAGCAAGGCGCCATTCATTCGTTCGTTTTGAAGGCGTAGCATGATCACAACGTCGACATCCTTCAAGCCGGCACGCATATCGTGATAGACCTGTACCCCCATTTTTTCGATATCTTTGGGTAATAGCGTCTTGGGGCCGATCACGCGGACTTCCGGTACACCCAGAGTGGTCAACGCATGAATCTGCGAACGAGCAACACGGCTGTGCAGAATATCGCCGACGATCGCTACACGCAGGTTCTGGAATTCCTTTTTATAATGCCGGATCGTATACATATCCAACAAAGC from Chitinivorax sp. B includes:
- a CDS encoding aspartate carbamoyltransferase catalytic subunit translates to MALHHPQLNNHGELKHLLTIEGLPAAILMQILDKAESYISVSDQDVKKLPVLTGKSVFNLFFENSTRTRTTFEIAAKRLSADVINLNIGASSTSKGETLLDTIHNLEAMHADMFVVRHAESGAPFLIAKHCKPGVSVVNAGDGRHAHPTQALLDMYTIRHYKKEFQNLRVAIVGDILHSRVARSQIHALTTLGVPEVRVIGPKTLLPKDIEKMGVQVYHDMRAGLKDVDVVIMLRLQNERMNGALLPSAQEYFKYYGLTLDKLSLAKPDAIVMHPGPMNRGVEIDSAVADGAQSVILPQVTFGIAVRMAVMSILAGNK